The sequence AAGTGGGGCGGCCCCAAGGCGGATCGGGGCGGGCGGACAGCGGAGGGGCGGCCCCGGATTGCGATCCTTGCTTCGCTCCCGGCGCATCCCCGCTCCGATAAGTGTGGAACCGAACCGAGCCGAACCGAGCCGGGCAAGGTGAGGCCGGGATGGGGCAGGCAGAGCCGGGAGGGGTCGGGTTGAACAACAGGATCAGATCCGGTCTAAACCGGGGCAGGATCCGAGCAGACTGTGTCACGCCGACCCGGGTAGGATGGGGCTGAACGCGGCGGAATGGGATCGGGGTGCGGATCGAGCCGTGGGGTGACATTGAGCAAACAGCCAGCTCTATTGCGGCCGTGCCTATGGTGGGGTGGAATCCTGGGCACCGCAAGTGAGGGAGTTACGGTTAAGGAGAGGGCTCAAGGCTCCTCGGAGGACTTGGTGGGGGTCCCATGCCCATGAGGTggcacagcccagagctgcccatCAGCATCTGTCACCTACAGGGAGCGAGTCGGGGCTCCCCAGCTGGGGAGCTGGGAGGTGGAGGTGTTTTCCTAATGGGATCTGGCTGTGTGGGAACATTGGTGTCATGAGGGGAACACGTATATGTATTTACATACATGCAGAGATGCAGGTATATGTGAACAGAGGGCTGTGTGCACACAGATGTGTGTCCAGAAGCTTACGTTTCTGGGTATCTATGCATAGAGGTGCCCTGCTCAGGAAGAGTGTAGACCAGTATAGCTGTGACCCCATATGTGCACAGAGATACATTCCTGTGTATAGGCACAGAGCTCCATACAGATGTGCATGGCGATGTGTTTGTAGATACAGGCACAGaggtttgtgtgtgtttggaGACGCATTTTCATCTATATGTAGAGGGTAACGTACATACATTGTATGCGTGTGGGTCTGTGCGCTTCCAGAGCCATATAtatgtttgtttgatttgtatGGAGGTATATACATATGCAAAGAGGTGTAGATATGCATGGAGGTACAGATCTGCTTGTATATATATGCTTGTCTGTGAATGTTTACGCACATGGGTGAACAGATGGGTCCATATGTGGGTTTGTGGGTCTATGGTGTATATTGTATACGTGAGTTTGTGAGTACATACCTCAGGGTTTACACAAATCCACCCCAGGGCTGGAGGCTGCCTGCTGAGCCcaggcagctcagtgcaggagtGGCCCTATCCCCTTTGCCACCATCCCACTCCATGGAGGAAAACACCTCCGTGGTGTCCCAAAACGTGACGTAAGGACGGGTTGTTTtgcagagcaggaaggcagcCCCGAGCTATGTGTTTTCCCCTTCTCACATCTCTCCAACCTGCTTTGCCTAATCCCTGCCCCCGCAGTGCAGGTTTGCTGGGTTCGTGCGAGTGAATTCGCAGTCGCATTTCGTGCATGGGATGAACTTTGTGTCTGTGAGCCCATGGACTGGGTTTGTTTCATTGCTGGGGCACAAAACCGTATAGGAGCTGCCCATAGAGTGACAGAGGCTAGCATTCCACCATGTTGCATGTCCCAAATCACTCTCCTTGATGCCTCTCATCTCCAGGCTTTGATAAATGGAGATTTCCCCTATCTTACCCACGGGGGGCTGCAaacctgctgagctgcagctttcaCTTCCACCGTGGTGCAGAACCAGAAACCGTGCCAACAGCCTCCAACTTCTCCTTCCTACCTTTCCCTTATCTCCTGCCATGCAGTGATAAATCCCACGGCACCCTTCACAGCTCAACATAGGGCAGCCCTTTCCCCACTTGAAGCCCTAATTTCCCCATGGGCTTTACCCTGTGCCCATCACTGTGACATCAAGGCAGCCCATTTttttagctgcttttttttAGGATGGGAGTGTTTCACCACCAGCCACGCTCATAACCTTGAGCACGTCCCCCCTGCGCCCTACAAGGGACTTTTTTTCTTGGGAATTCTTCCTGGAGATGTAACAGCCATTTCCATGGATCAACACAGGAAAAGCAAACCCCAAACCAATGTTCCATCATCCCATTGACCCACTGACCATTGTCCCatcaccccatcaccccatcaGTCCACTGATCCACTGATCCATTGACCCATTATCCCATTGTCCCATTGACCCATTGTCCCACCGTCTCATTGTCCCATTGACCTGTTGACCCATTTTGCTATTGACTCCTTGGCCCATTGGACAGTGCCATCAGCCTGGAGCTTGGATCAGCGCTGTGCCAATGTGTTTCTCTTGGATTTTTGGCCTATTTTTGCAAAAGCAATGAGTTGCTTGAAAGGAACAAGAGGGAACATCTGATTCTTCTGCACGAGGCAAATTTAGAACATGAAACACGCAGCAGTGTGCTCATGCCAAGATTGGACAAAGCTCCCTGCTCTGGAAGGGAGGTGAAACAACGCAGTAATTGCATTAGAATGGAGAAATATGCACATATTCAGTGCTGTAACTATTTATTATAGCAGCCTTGCAGGTGGCTtggggcacccatgggtgcttGTGTTGTGGTGTCACTGCTGTCTCACATTCCCAGATCCCTCTCTGGGCTGAGCCCGGTGGCACATCCTCAGATATCACTTGGTgcctgcattttgcattttgggATCTGGGGAACGCTGTGCCCACCCTGGCATGCAGTGCCACACAGCCACACACCGcgcagtgctgtgcccacacTGCCACTTGGTTTCTGTTCCACATTTGGTGCTTGGCTGCCACGTCAGAGTGGAAGAGGAAGTGATGCTACAGATGCACCCAGGACCTGGAGTGAGTCCAGGGCCCAGCACCCGCAGCACCCTGAGCACCTCAGCAGGTAGGCGGTGCTTTGGGCTCCCCAAGCCCACTCCCCTTCCTTTGGCAGGCCATTTCCCATGGTGGTGATCCCGTGGGTGCTGCCCCACTGGGGATCCCTGGAGTGGGCACAGGCATGGGGTACCCTGGCCCTACACTCGACACTCTACCCCAACCCTACACTGAGGCTTGGGGCAGGGGTGAAGGCACGGGGAATTCAGTATGGCTCAGCTTTGGAGTGGCTGTTGGAGgtggctggggctgggcagtgGGTGCcatggggcactgtggggtgTAGGGGGGTCACAGGTGCCAGGTGAGACCTAGGCGAAGTGATGTGGCCAGGGCTGGGCAGGGGGATGGTTGCTACCtgttgttgtgttttatttcctcctttcaCTTGTCAGGTTGCAACCCTCTctcccagcagagccagctgcgGTTGCACCTTCTGTCTTGGGGACATCTTTCCAtccccttttcttccccatcccCATCGTTCTTTagagaggtgaggtgctggaacagctgcccagagaggctgtggatccccgtccatccctggaggtgttcaaggccaggttggatggggccctgggcagcctgggctgctgtgagatgtggaggttggtggccctgcctgtggtggggttggagcttcgtgatccttgaggtcccttccaaccctggccattctgtgattctgatatTCTGTAATTCCCCTACAAAAAGCCTCTTcccagcagcccagagctcagAGGGATGGGTTCCAATCAAAACCTTCCACCACCAGTCAGCCACCGCTCTCAGTTGCTGGATTAAAGCATCCACAGAACACCTCTGTGTCCCGCTGCAGGAGGCACTGCTTGCTGCTTCCCAACCGGGTGACTGCCATGGGACTTTGGCACCccctgcagaggagcagggatGTGGCCTGAGCTCACTGCATTGCTAATGGCCATGCTGCAATTTCCTCTGCGTCAGCTCTTCCTGCCCAGCAAAGTGCCAGCACCACGGGGTGGTGATGAAGGCCACTGCAATGTCCCCAAGGGCCATCACCCATCCACCCAACAGACCCCAAATTCCATCATTCAATAGGATAAGAGGGAACAGCCTCCAATTGTGCCAGAGGAGGGTCAGCTTGGATGTTGGGGAAAATTTGTTCTGTCaaggagtggtgatgcagtggtaCAGTTGCCCAGGGaatgatggatgaaaagcttaacatgagccagcagtgttctcttgcagctcagaaaacaaacgggatcctgggctccatcagcagaggggtggccagcagggacagggaggtgattgtccctctctgctctgctcttgtgaggccccatctgcagcactgcatccaagtctggagcccccaggacaagaaagacagggagctgttggagagggtccagaggagccacaaagatgatcaggggctgcagcacctccctacaaagacaggctgagggagctgggcttgttcagcatggagaagagaagctgcggggtgacctcagtgcagccttcagtacctaaagggagcctgcagacaggaggggagtcagctcttggaaaggggagataacagcaggacaaggggaaatggttggaaggtaagggagggcagattgaggttggatgtgagggggaagttctttactcagagagtggagaggtgctggaacagctgcccagagaggctgtggatccccgtccatccctggaggtgttcaaggccaggttggatggggccctgggcagcctgggctgctgtgaaatgtggaggttggtgtccctgcctgtggtggggggttggagcttcgtcatccttgagctcccttccaacgctggccattctgtgattctgtgatctctggGGATGTTCAGAAGAGTGGGGATGTGGCATTaaggatgtggtcagtgggagCAGTGGAGATGGGCTAGGGTTGGGCTTAGGAATcctagaagtcttttccaacctcaatgattctgtgattctatgatgttatGATCTGCGTTGCCTTGAGATGGTGGCAGATGAGGTTACGGGGCTGCACATGCCAGTCCAGGTCCATTCTGAATGCATCGTACACGGCCAAGCCACTGACTGTCCCATTTGTCATTCACAGGCACTTCACCCAGTGAAGAGGGGACCACCAGCATGGCCAACTTCACAGCTGGGAGGAACTCGTGCACCTTCCACGAGGAATTCAAGCAGGTCCTGCTGCCCCTGGTCTACTCAGTGGTGTTCCTACTGGGGCTGCCACTCAACGCTGTTGTCATTGGGCAGATCTGGCTGGCCCGCAAAGCGTTGACCCGCACCACCATCTACATGCTGAACTTGGCCACAGCCGACCTGCTCTACGTCTGCTCCCTCCCTCTCCTCATCTACAACTACACCCAGAAGGATTACTGGCCCTTCGGGGACTTCACCTGCAAATTCGTCCGCTTCCAGTTCTACACCAACCTGCACGGCAGCATCCTCTTCCTCACCTGCATCAGCGTCCAGCGCTACATGGGGATCTGCCACCCCTTGGCCTCGTGGcacaaaaagaagggaaagaagctgACGTGGCTGGTGTGTGCTGCGGTGTGGTTCATCGTCATCGCCCAGTGCCTGCCCACCTTCGTCTTCGCCTCCACCGGCACGCAGAGGAATCGCACTGTCTGCTATGACCTGAGCCCGCCGGACCGCTCCGCGTCCTACTTCCCCTACGGCATCACGTTGACCATCACTGGCTTCCTGCTGCCCTTTGCAGCCATCCTGGCCTGCTACTGCAGCATGGCCCGCATCCTGTGCCAGAAAGATGAGCTGATTGGCTTGGCGGTGCACAAGAAGAAGGACAAGGCCGTGCGCATGATCATCATCGTCGTCATCGTCTTCTCCATCAGCTTCTTCCCCTTCCACCTCACCAAGACCATCTACCTGATCGTCCGCTCCTCACCCACCTTGCCCTGCCCTACCCTGCAGGCTTTTGCCATTGCCTACAAGTGCACGCGGCCCTTTGCCAGCATGAACAGCGTCCTCGACCCCATCCTGTTCTACTTCACCCAACGCAAGTTTCGTGAGAGCACCCGCTATCTCCTGGACAAGATGAGCTCCAAGTGGCGGCACGACCACTGCATCACCTATGGCTCCTAGGTGGACGAG is a genomic window of Meleagris gallopavo isolate NT-WF06-2002-E0010 breed Aviagen turkey brand Nicholas breeding stock chromosome 1, Turkey_5.1, whole genome shotgun sequence containing:
- the P2RY6 gene encoding P2Y purinoceptor 3 isoform X1 — encoded protein: MLQMHPGPGVSPGPSTRSTLSTSAGTSPSEEGTTSMANFTAGRNSCTFHEEFKQVLLPLVYSVVFLLGLPLNAVVIGQIWLARKALTRTTIYMLNLATADLLYVCSLPLLIYNYTQKDYWPFGDFTCKFVRFQFYTNLHGSILFLTCISVQRYMGICHPLASWHKKKGKKLTWLVCAAVWFIVIAQCLPTFVFASTGTQRNRTVCYDLSPPDRSASYFPYGITLTITGFLLPFAAILACYCSMARILCQKDELIGLAVHKKKDKAVRMIIIVVIVFSISFFPFHLTKTIYLIVRSSPTLPCPTLQAFAIAYKCTRPFASMNSVLDPILFYFTQRKFRESTRYLLDKMSSKWRHDHCITYGS
- the P2RY6 gene encoding P2Y purinoceptor 3 isoform X2, which encodes MANFTAGRNSCTFHEEFKQVLLPLVYSVVFLLGLPLNAVVIGQIWLARKALTRTTIYMLNLATADLLYVCSLPLLIYNYTQKDYWPFGDFTCKFVRFQFYTNLHGSILFLTCISVQRYMGICHPLASWHKKKGKKLTWLVCAAVWFIVIAQCLPTFVFASTGTQRNRTVCYDLSPPDRSASYFPYGITLTITGFLLPFAAILACYCSMARILCQKDELIGLAVHKKKDKAVRMIIIVVIVFSISFFPFHLTKTIYLIVRSSPTLPCPTLQAFAIAYKCTRPFASMNSVLDPILFYFTQRKFRESTRYLLDKMSSKWRHDHCITYGS